The Pirellulimonas nuda genome includes a region encoding these proteins:
- a CDS encoding LpxI family protein, whose product MSTTPPSIPAPDAPIGLLAAWGRFPITVAEALREQGNPVVCLGLRGHADPALAKIANRFEWTGATRLGRAIRFFRRHGARHATMAGKLHKAQFYRPNALLYHLPDLAFVRAFWPHVFARTADQRDDTLLTTLVNAFASGGVEFLPPTDFAPELLVKAGSLTGRSLTPAQQADVEFGWEMAKQMGGLDIGQSVCIKDRAVFAVEAIEGTDAAIRRAGGLCRAGGLTVVKVSKPNQDMRFDVPTVGVGTLHAMVEAGAKVLAIEADKTILLDEEAFRETAEKFGLSVVVLPSAAAAARLAA is encoded by the coding sequence ATGTCGACGACACCTCCATCGATTCCGGCGCCCGACGCCCCGATCGGATTGCTAGCCGCTTGGGGCCGATTCCCGATTACCGTAGCCGAGGCGCTGCGCGAGCAGGGCAATCCAGTGGTGTGCCTCGGGCTGCGCGGTCACGCCGACCCGGCCCTGGCAAAGATCGCCAATCGGTTTGAGTGGACCGGCGCCACCCGGCTCGGCCGCGCTATCCGCTTCTTCCGCCGCCACGGGGCCCGCCACGCCACGATGGCCGGCAAGCTGCACAAGGCTCAGTTCTACCGCCCTAACGCTTTGCTTTATCACTTGCCCGACCTCGCCTTCGTGCGGGCGTTCTGGCCCCACGTGTTCGCCCGCACCGCCGACCAACGAGACGACACGCTGCTGACGACGCTGGTGAACGCCTTTGCCAGCGGCGGCGTCGAGTTCCTTCCCCCCACCGATTTCGCCCCGGAGCTCCTCGTGAAAGCCGGATCGCTAACTGGCCGATCGCTCACACCAGCCCAACAAGCCGACGTTGAGTTCGGCTGGGAGATGGCGAAGCAGATGGGAGGCCTCGACATCGGCCAAAGCGTCTGCATCAAGGACCGGGCCGTGTTCGCTGTCGAAGCCATTGAAGGGACCGACGCCGCGATCCGCCGCGCCGGCGGGCTGTGTCGCGCCGGCGGCCTGACGGTCGTCAAAGTCAGCAAGCCGAACCAAGACATGCGTTTCGATGTCCCAACCGTGGGGGTCGGCACGCTGCACGCGATGGTGGAGGCGGGCGCCAAGGTGCTGGCTATCGAGGCGGACAAGACCATCCTGCTAGACGAAGAAGCCTTCCGCGAAACCGCCGAGAAGTTCGGTCTGAGTGTCGTTGTGCTGCCGAGCGCAGCCGCCGCGGCTCGGCTTGCGGCCTAA
- the lpxD gene encoding UDP-3-O-(3-hydroxymyristoyl)glucosamine N-acyltransferase: MSYADAAPIGELARLVSGDLIGDPTTPIQGAAVLSEAGAGQITFIDHADRLRTLSGVAAVVAPRDATGADCPMVLVDDVYAAFDLIIARFSKAARPKPKASIHRTAVIASTASLGADVCIGPNVSIGEEVVIGAGVTLHAGVVVMDGCRIGAGTTIFPNAVLYHDTVLGQRCIIHACASLGANGFGYRQHEGRHCLSAQLGSVQLGDEVEIGAGSTVDRGAYGATRIGDGTKIDNLVQIAHNCQIGRHNLICSQVGIAGSSNTGDYVVMGGQAGVRDHVTVGDNAVISAMSGVSNDVRAGETMLGAPATPVREQRLRLAAFAKLVEMRKDFKTLRSKIAEIEKQLAATAGQPSAATRVDRAA; encoded by the coding sequence ATGAGCTACGCCGACGCGGCCCCGATAGGGGAACTGGCCCGTCTGGTTTCTGGCGACCTGATTGGCGATCCGACGACGCCGATTCAAGGCGCCGCGGTGCTCAGCGAAGCGGGCGCCGGTCAGATTACCTTCATCGACCACGCCGACCGCCTGCGGACGCTTTCTGGCGTAGCGGCCGTTGTGGCGCCGCGAGATGCCACCGGAGCAGATTGCCCGATGGTGCTGGTAGACGATGTCTACGCGGCTTTCGACCTGATCATCGCTCGTTTCAGCAAAGCGGCGCGCCCGAAGCCGAAGGCGTCTATCCACCGTACGGCCGTGATCGCATCGACCGCCAGTCTAGGCGCCGATGTGTGTATCGGGCCCAACGTATCGATTGGCGAGGAGGTCGTCATCGGCGCCGGCGTTACGCTGCACGCGGGGGTCGTCGTTATGGATGGCTGCCGGATCGGCGCCGGGACCACCATCTTTCCGAACGCCGTGCTCTACCACGACACCGTGCTGGGCCAGCGCTGCATCATCCACGCCTGCGCTTCGTTGGGCGCCAACGGGTTCGGCTACCGCCAACACGAAGGGCGGCACTGCCTTTCCGCCCAGCTCGGATCGGTGCAACTAGGTGACGAGGTCGAGATCGGCGCCGGCAGCACCGTCGATCGGGGCGCCTACGGGGCGACGCGCATCGGCGATGGAACGAAGATCGACAACCTGGTGCAGATCGCTCACAACTGCCAGATCGGTCGCCACAATCTTATCTGCTCGCAGGTCGGCATCGCCGGCAGCAGCAACACGGGAGACTACGTGGTGATGGGAGGGCAGGCCGGCGTACGCGACCATGTAACAGTAGGCGACAACGCCGTAATTAGTGCTATGAGCGGCGTCTCGAACGACGTCCGCGCCGGCGAAACCATGCTTGGGGCGCCGGCGACACCGGTCCGCGAGCAGCGGCTCCGCCTCGCCGCGTTCGCCAAGCTTGTTGAGATGCGGAAGGATTTCAAGACGCTCCGCAGCAAGATCGCGGAGATCGAAAAGCAACTCGCGGCGACCGCTGGGCAGCCGTCGGCTGCAACAAGGGTAGACCGGGCCGCTTAA